From a region of the Tachypleus tridentatus isolate NWPU-2018 chromosome 1, ASM421037v1, whole genome shotgun sequence genome:
- the LOC143230806 gene encoding uncharacterized protein LOC143230806, protein MEKNHYMKIHIDKKQHNCGVCGKEFVTQGNLNIHLRIHTGEKPYSCVVCNKGFRSNSQLKQHERVHTEQKPYTCVVCDKKFRCKSAVKEHGKVHTGEKPYNCAMCSKRFRSNSQLKRHEKTHSGEKPFDCVVCGKKFLTNTYLEEHEKIHTGEKPYTCVTCNKTFRNNSQLNQHERIHTGEKPYTCAVCNKKFRSRSQLNTHEKVHTGEKPYSCLECGKKFVSSTCLQDHVRIHTGEKPYTCVVCNKGFRSTSQIKNHESVHTGVKPLQLCSL, encoded by the coding sequence atggaaaaaaatcattatatGAAAATACACATTGATAAGAAACAACACAATTGTGGAGTGTGTGGAAAAGAGTTTGTAACACAGGGTAACTTAAACATACATCTgaggatacacactggagagaaaccatacagctgTGTAGTGTGTAATAAAGGATTTCGAAGCAATAGTCAGTTAAAACAACATGAGAGAGTACACACTGAGCAGAAACCATACACTTgtgtagtttgtgataaaaaatttagATGTAAGAGTGCAGTTAAAGAACATGGGAAGGtgcacactggagagaaaccttataATTGTGCAATGTGTAGTAAAAGGTTTCGAAGCAATAGTCAGCTTAAAAGACATGAGAAGACACACTCTGGTGAGAAACCATTTGATTGTGTTGTGTGTGGAaaaaaatttttaacaaataccTATCTAGAAGAACATGAAaagatacacactggagagaaaccatacacttgtgttacatgtaacaaaacatttcGAAACAATAGTCAGTTAAACCAACATGAGAGAATACATACTGGTGAGAAACCATACACTTGTgcagtttgtaataaaaaatttaggaGTAGAAGTCAACTTAATACACATGAGAAGGttcacactggagagaaaccttacagttgctTAGAGTGTGGAAAAAAATTTGTATCAAGTACTTGTTTGCAAGATCATGTcaggatacacactggagagaaaccttacactTGTGTAGTGTGTAATAAAGGATTTCGAAGCACTAGTCAGATAAAGAACCATGAGAGTGTACATACTGGTGTGAAACCTTTACAGTTgtgtagtttgtga